The Sparus aurata chromosome 14, fSpaAur1.1, whole genome shotgun sequence region caaagtGCTGcatcatgaaataaaacacatctattattgATGGCAGTGCCTTCCTTTTAAGGCTGTAACTTTTCAGAACGCCAGAGCACGTCGGTGAGAACGACTAATTGGTACTTTCATCACTCCCAAAGTGAAAATCAATGAGACagtgaaaaaagggaaaaagtaGAATCGGGGAGGCTGAGAAAAGCCAGGACACGAATAAATGACATGTTGCAGTCCAGGTGATTCTCGCCCTAAACGCTCTCTTCCAAAGCCAACAGCAGGTTTTTATCTGCAACAGCTCGAAATGTCCAATCAGCGTCTGTGTAATCATCCCAGTTTGATTCTATTAAAGCCTCTCCTGTGGGCCGGCCTCACACTGCTTGACGTTTTTTGGAGCGTAGTGTtagaaaaaaaggcttcaacTTCAAAGTAAAGACGACCGCTGTGAAATTACCACGAGCAGCAGAGCCGTCGATGTCAGATCGCTCTGATCAAATCTGgctgtttcttcttttgtttgtctttgtcggCCTGTAATTTAATTTCACCTGAAAGCGCCGGGCCCCCAGAGCTGAGAGCGGCTGATGATTGGAAACAATATGAAAGGAAAGTGTCTTCAAGGCTTAACGAGGCATTACATCTATCTGCCACTCAGCTGTGAAAGCATCAGTCAGGGCTACAGTGTTGAATTTAGAACCCGTTCTGATTTATTTGCTTCATGTTCAAATACCAACTCTGTTCATAGGAATGTGTAGCTTTGTCTTACAGCGCCGCCTTGTGGATGATCCGTTGACTAAGACAGTTGCACCAAAACTCTGCTCATTGTCTGCAGAACATATACAGCCTAATCCATTTATTTCCTTGCAGACACTGTTTCTATGTACGAAAGGTAACCTGATAAACACCATTAATACACGATGAGTTTATAGTTAATCAGTTGATAATTGTATCACTGTTAGGAAACAGtgaaattatttataaaacactgTTATGAAGCTGTTGCAAAGTAGCAAATGATGTTCATAGACCTATAGTTAATAAATACATgtcttaataaatgtttttttttaatgcatttagttgttttttaatgGTGAGATGGCTAAAATAACTGTAGACTAAAGTTAACATAACGTTACATAAAAGTTGGATGAAAGCGGATACAACGAGCTCCGCAAGCTGTTGCTGAGGGTTTAAAGCATCGTTAACAATATTCCAACAACACGCTACACATAATAGATTCAATCGATggaactttatttatatagcacctgtCGAACAAAACAGAATGCAGCTTAGAGTGCTTCACAAGCAATTTGAGAGACTCATGTACACCAACTGCAATaaaattcatatttaaaaatgacGAAAAGTAAGAAACAAGCCATAAATATACTCTGAGTACTTTCACTTTATTACTTTAGATACATTTCTCCGTCATCGCTTTTGTGCTTTTACTCAAATTGATTCCTGAATGTAAAGCTCTTACTGGTAACAGAGTATGTTAACAGAACAGTATCGAcactttacttaagtaaaatatATGAGTACTTCTTCCATCACTGCCTGCAGAGCAAGTTAAACTAGTACAGCACCCCTGAAAATAAACACTCTGTTGTGATGTGAACACATTAGATCACAATCTGTTGGTGTACGACTGATGTAACTGGTCTGTCCATGCAAATCTCATTCTCTATCATGtgataaatcattttattatgCTCCTCGTGCTCTTgttgtacatactgtatatttgcaCTCAAAACAAACTTGCCGTGAGACTTTATTTCCGCACGAATCATTTTATTCAAAGGTACACGCACGATTGAGACGGCAGAGGAGCAGTAAACAGCTGGACGGACATTGAGTTTGCAACataagagagacaaagacactcTTGCAGACTGATACAAGTGGAAAGGACCTCCTCGTGATGAATAAAGTCTGTATATGTTGAATTGCAGAATCACATGAACCTAAATGAAGTTCTTCAACTCACAGTAAAAAAGCAAACCGATGCGATGGGACCGAGATTAACTTTGTAAATGGACTGTATgcatctacacacagacacatcaggCACAGTCATATAAACAACAGAAAGGGGAAACATACAAGTAGGCAAGATTACATCAATCATCTgttacagtgaaaacacaaagagcacaaagcacacttaatataaaacaaagacattattTCTGAATCACATCCAGTTGATTTTTATGGCTTtgatcaaagtaaaaaaaaaaaaaagaaaatgtatatctTTAATTTAGTCCCATGATTCTTAAGTTGTCGTTGGTTCAAGTTGTTACAAAAAACATTCCATACCATACAAATTAACTTACAATATGGCTGTCATTTTTGGTCtctttaaaatcacatttacaGCTCATGTCGACAGTTGATTCGCCGACGATCCGTTCATCGGACTGCGCGCAGTATTTACATTTGAAGTAAGAAAACAGCTGGccgtagaaaaaaaaaacccaaacacgAAGCTCTGTCAACCTGCAGAAAGTGTCAGAGTACACAATTATTTTTCCACCCTGGAACAGGAAAAACACCGAAAAAGGTTTATCTACAGTAGAAACAGCTTTTATATACAATCAATTTGAATCAAAACAGACCATTTTAATTCAGACCATTACCAACGATTTACAACAATGACGCCACCACTGTATTGTCTAAGCCAAAAACTGTAAGAATCTTTAgataaataattgtattttgtgGGCTGACTCACAGTAACCTTACAGCCCCTTTGTGCTGCTGAACTTAACTCAGAAAACcttcaacatcaacatcaggtttaaaggtgcagtgtgtaggaTTCAGAGGGATCTAGGTTAGGTGAgaggtattcagttggttgtgATCTGTAATCTCACCACTAGAAGCCATTTAAAAtactacacactggacctttaaaaagGGATTGTTTGCAGAATAAGGCCAGAATTCaaaaggtagctccaaaaacaAAGGGGGTAGAAAATCACCAGAGTAACAGACACCTCCTGCACTTTGCTAGCCATCCTTGGCTCaaactagctaatgttagctaataaACTCGTTGCACAGGTAGCCGTGCAGCCAGCTGCCCTAGAGTTTGTCTGAACTGGGTCCTCGGATCATAGGGAGAGTCAGTATGGGTGACAGGGCCCTCGatgaattattgattaatttcaatcaaaccagaggtgattgtaGAAAAACCAACCATGGCTGTGGTGGTGAGTTTAATTGTGTTTCCAAATGAAATAAGAAGACAATTAAGCTCGTCTTAGttcagtaaaagagagaaagttCAATTCATATGGTGTAAGGTTCAATTGTATTAagtattatgtttattttttgttcatttattacgCTAACAGCTGGCATGTATCTTCCAGCTCTCCTCTTGCCTGTACAAAGTGGTACTACAAGACAGGATCCAAAAGGGCtagctgcttagcatgctaacttcagtagacatctctgtaACACAGTACGTGGACGACACGGCGTCCACACTgcgtttcttcacattctgttgaaaaTCTTAGTTCATTTTCTTCCATCTTATAAATTGCTCTCTCACCGCCACCTGTCACATTAACACCCTGCTTTCAGTCTGGGAACACCTCATATCAGACTCTTCCCTTCTGTCTTTTGTTCACCACATGAACCTCTGTGTGGCTGTGCTGTCCGGCCAGTGGAAGGTCTTGCTGATGAAGATGTAAAGTGTGGCGGCGTTGACCGCCGTGTACAGAAGGAACTCCACAATGAGTCTggtgagagaggggagaggcaTGTGCAGGCGGTACATCAGGTAGGGGACGATGAAGTACCTGAACTCCAGCAGCTTCTGGGGCACGGTGGCAGCCAGGAGGCACGCCAGGAACGCCAAACTCCAGAACAGTGAGCGCGACTTGAAGGAGTCGAGAAAATTCCACCCGGCGAACACGTACGCGGGGACGAGGAGGAAGCGCACCAGCTCGTGCCTCTGGAAGAGCCTTTTCCACACGTAGAAGGGGAAATGACGGTTATCGGCGAGGAGGTACTTGTGGACGAAGGTGAACTTCCACACCAGGAGCAAGGCGACGCAagtgagggagaggaagaacaaCGGCTGCTTCTTCAGAGCCTGGAGGAAGCGAAGAACGCGGTGGTAACACAGCGAGACggggagggagaagaagagggcgaaggagaagaagtagaagagcTGGGGGAAGTTGAGGCAGGCCTCGTGGCTCGTCCTGTCGCCCACCACTATCCCATCATTCAACACTACGAACACCAGGAAACCCACGCCGACCGCTGCGTAAGGCCAGGCCACCAGCAGCACCGCCTTCACGTGACTGGGTGATGCGAGGAACTCCAGCGTGAAGAGCAGCACCTTCTTAGCTCCACTGATTGACAGAGGGACCTGGGACGGAGGGGACTTCTCGTCCCTCTTCTTCGAATGCTCCACCTTCCAGGCCTCGTCCATTTTGGCGGCCACCAACGTGCCCGCGCAGAAGGCCACCCAGATGATGTTGGTCTGGCGGAAGAGCACTGAGCAGACGCCGAGGAACGCGGAGGCCTTGTGGCAGCCGTAGAGCGTCATGAGGTAggtgaagaggatgaagaaagTAGATCCGGCATCGGTGTAGTAGAGGAAGTTGAAGAAGTAGAGCACAGGGAAGGTGGACAGAGAGAGCGCTGAGAGGACTCGCCGTGAGGTTGTTCGTGTCTGGAAGAGAGAAAACGTGATGTCAGAGGACAGGAAACTGACAAACCAAATCACGCACAGTCGTCTCCAGCATCTGGAAATACCTTCTCCCTGAGGTGCAGCTTGCAGACGAGCAGATAGAGCAGGTAAAGGTTGCCGCAGTTGAAGAGCAGGTTGATGAAGCGCAGCATGGCCGTGGAGCACACCACCGCGCCTGTCAGGTCAGCGAGCCATACCACGGGCTTGATGACTCCCACGGAGACAAGGTAGAGGCCTGGCAGAGTGGTGATCATTGGCTCCCACTGTGAAAAATCAAAACcatgttaaaggggcactcaaCTAATTTAACACAGAGAGAAGTTTACTTACTCGGTTAGTGCTTATCAGTAGGGTTGGGCAATTGGATGGATATGTCAACTATCAGCTATTGGCcgaattgtatttgttttttgtgtggatTTTCtcattttagtttagttagttagtttagtGGTCTGCGTATGGAGAATGATAATGTATTCTGTGTTTATGGAGGAACTTTCCCAAGTCTAATAAAttaaccctgatgatgtcatggtgacGTCATCATAGTCTGCATCACAAACATTTGAGTTTGACTTTCAGTCATGGGTGTTTATAAGGTAGGGAGGGTCTAACCAAAATACTGCCAaggtgcatcatgggaaatgaaGTAGAACGGAGCTTGCCCCTATAATAGCGAATTAAATTCTGTATATATCTTGGCTTctgtatattttcattttttatctttaacaATGACTGTACCAACATTGCTGGCTTCGTGCCATACCTGAAAGgtatattaaaaattaaaacatggTTTGCTTTGAAATAAAacgaaaataaaatataaaaacaacgTGAGCAGTAATAGTCACAATATAtgtataaaagaaaagaaagagtaaCTGATATTAATGAGCCTTTAATCTCTTTCCTTGATAAAGCTAGCTGACATGAATACTACAATACTTCTAGGCTCATAAACCTCCACCAAAGCCATTCTATATGTCCGACATCATGGAGATTAAAGGGTCAGCGAGCTGCCacatcattttaaatgacaaaagcTCCGCTGTTAGCTAACCCTAATCCGCTAAACAACAACGGGACGCTCGCTTTCATGGCCACCCCGTCCAACAACTCCCATCTTACCTCGTTGAATTTCCCACTGCAGTACTTCTGAGCTTGTGGGATGTGAAAAACCTCGTCCATGTACGGCTCCCTTTGCTCCCGAGTGACTCTGGAGAAAAGCAGGCAAGATATCAAAAAGTTGGTGCTGCAGAGAGCAGTGAAGATGTAGCCCTCAAATTTCTCCATGTTTGATGATGAAATCCGATGTAAAAGTGGAATCGGTTCAAAGCTAGCCTCGATAATGTCGTGAGAACTGCATAACGGTGAGATCCGCAAATTAAAACCGCCGTAAAATCTCAATTCCGAGTGAAACTGATTGAACTCTGTGCAGTTTCGATAAACGGAAGAGTTTTTAATTTTGACAGCTTGCGGTCCGCTACAGAAACATGCCCGGTACGAAAACTCTTATACCTTTGTAAGTTCCTGGGTTGTACTAAATTGTGTAGCACCATATTTCTATCAAATAGCTATCATCATAATTATACATATGATAATTATTTTAATACTAATGCCTCAAAGCAATTTTATTGCTTTGTTGAAACATTGTCCCCAAAAAGGAACTTCACTCCTGAGCGGTGTCACCGTGTTATGGTTCCCCTTGTGTGGACGTTCACGTGAAGCGCGGTTAAAAGTGATTTCTCAGTTGTTCGTTAAACAATTGTCCAGCATGCATTTAACTCACAAGCTAGAGCTTTTTCCAGACCAAAAAGTGACACAAATGCTTTTCAAGGAGGTGAAAAATGCCGCAGAGTTGAGACAGAGCGCTGTGGAGGGTAAAATAAATGCTGCCTTGATCAACCCGACGATGGTGAGACATTTTAATTCATCTTTAATTCATCTTTAGTGACGTTTATTAGAGTTTATCTACATACGGGACATTCGTGTGTATATCTTTTTAGCTAATGAGTTTTATATCAAATGGGAAGTAAATGGTGTGAAACACGAAGgtcatttttgtttccttttgcaGCTGGTGAATCCTTTCCAAGTGCTGGTCGCTGCCAACAAGGCTGTCCACTTACAGAAAACTGGGAAAATGAAGACAAGAAGTCTATATTCAGAAATCATCTTCAACCTGTCACCTAACAATAATGTAAGTACACTAAATCTCATTTCATTGTCCATGTCTTCATCTGaaattcttatttttgtttatgCTGGTATATTTGTTCCTTTCAGCCTTTGGTCTCTTAAGCTAACTGCACTGCAGAAAATTCTGTATCGACCCATTCTTACTACTTAGCTTGTGAACATCGAtgaccctgatgatgtcatagtgaCGACCCAAACCATGGTGGTTTCTTAAACTATACCAGGAAATATAACTCAGTTCATCCCAACCCTCTGCCGCTTAAATTTTCACAGTTCTTTAATAAACTCTATCTAGTAGTCAGCCTCCTAATGTGATAAAAGTAATATAGTGTAACACTGGAGGGGTCCTTTAAATGCTGTTATGAAACACACTGATACTTTACATcttgtttgctgtttttaaagaaactAGCTCTTGAATATATCAGCGCATAACACATATTTCACGTAAAATGTAGCACACATTCAAAGTGTATCacgttttattttaacatttattgtaCTATTACTCATAACTGTATACTATTCCAAGAAAGTTAGGAAAACAAACTTTGGCATagttgaaaataaacagaaaaaatgatCAGTTATATTAATTGACTTAATAATGGTAAATAACTATTAGACATCCAGAAAAGGGAGTGACAGGAGTACCAGTTAAACAGCCATAATGCACATGCATAAACTCAGAGCAGAAATGCATCGTACATGTATGACCTGTCCTCCCTGATACAGATCTCCGAGGCGTTCAAAAGGTTTGGAATCTCTGACGGCGACACCTCTGTCATGGTGGTCCTGGTTCACAGCGAAGACGAGTCCAAGCTCCTGGCAGACATTACTGCCAGGGTGAGCGGACAGCAGGTTCCAGTCGAagatgtttcctctctgtctgaccAGGCAAAGATCAAAAaggttcttcttctctttcattttAATGGACTCATTCTATATAATTGCATAGACTTGCATGAGCATATGTGTGCGTATTTTGCTACACAACTGATAAAGTGAAATCTAGGACATGTGCGACTATACTGTATGTACTTCATTGCCTGAATGGGTGGCCATAGGCCGTTGAtcaaaaaggacatttttagaTGCTCATTGAAAAATGATGAGTGATTCCACAAAAAaatttcttcctttttgaaaGACGTAACACCTTTCATGAgcttgttttgttcatcttctgccctttttgtctctgtttcagCTGTATAAAGTCACTCCCCTGGAGGAGAAGAGCGGGACTCTGCTTGACGCAGTTGTATGCAGGATGGCCATCAAGGACGTCATGTAGCTACAACAGGGAAAAGGACCAGGACTGGACTTTTCTAAAACAAATGGTTGCCTTTTTTCCACGAAATGTGGAGTTTTCTGCTTTTGTGCTGATGTTATTCCACCATATTGTGAATTCCCAAAACTAGACATTATCTTTTGTGCACTCCAAGCCCAAATCAAAGTTAACTAcataaaaagtcacattttaagtatgtcaagtttattttttcatatatcTTTCCCCTGCTTGAATTTTCTATGCTAATTGACACATGTGGAGAAAGTTTGACAGGCAGTTGGGGAAGTCctgtcacttttattttttgcatcaACATCGAGTTCCTGCAGCAACTTTAAATGCCTCTCAGTCTTTCCTTTGAACCTTTTTggtgacatttatttttgtccCTTAACGTTTAAGGCACGCTCTGAGCTTTTTATCAGCAGG contains the following coding sequences:
- the alg10 gene encoding dol-P-Glc:Glc(2)Man(9)GlcNAc(2)-PP-Dol alpha-1,2-glucosyltransferase; this encodes MEKFEGYIFTALCSTNFLISCLLFSRVTREQREPYMDEVFHIPQAQKYCSGKFNEWEPMITTLPGLYLVSVGVIKPVVWLADLTGAVVCSTAMLRFINLLFNCGNLYLLYLLVCKLHLREKTRTTSRRVLSALSLSTFPVLYFFNFLYYTDAGSTFFILFTYLMTLYGCHKASAFLGVCSVLFRQTNIIWVAFCAGTLVAAKMDEAWKVEHSKKRDEKSPPSQVPLSISGAKKVLLFTLEFLASPSHVKAVLLVAWPYAAVGVGFLVFVVLNDGIVVGDRTSHEACLNFPQLFYFFSFALFFSLPVSLCYHRVLRFLQALKKQPLFFLSLTCVALLLVWKFTFVHKYLLADNRHFPFYVWKRLFQRHELVRFLLVPAYVFAGWNFLDSFKSRSLFWSLAFLACLLAATVPQKLLEFRYFIVPYLMYRLHMPLPSLTRLIVEFLLYTAVNAATLYIFISKTFHWPDSTATQRFMW
- the tprkb gene encoding EKC/KEOPS complex subunit TPRKB, with the translated sequence MHLTHKLELFPDQKVTQMLFKEVKNAAELRQSAVEGKINAALINPTMLVNPFQVLVAANKAVHLQKTGKMKTRSLYSEIIFNLSPNNNISEAFKRFGISDGDTSVMVVLVHSEDESKLLADITARVSGQQVPVEDVSSLSDQAKIKKLYKVTPLEEKSGTLLDAVVCRMAIKDVM